A section of the Enterococcus montenegrensis genome encodes:
- the pepV gene encoding dipeptidase PepV yields MEINWQKEVEARKDDLLKDLFDLLRINSERDDNKKTADAPFGPGPRDALKHMLAYGERDGFTVKNVDNYAGHIEFGEGDETLGIFGHMDVVPAGDGWQTDPYEPELKDGKIFARGSSDDKGPSMAAYYGMKIVRDLGLPLSKKIRFVVGSDEESGWGDMNYYFEHEEKPDFGFSPDAEFPIINGEKGNITLGAHFHGNNEGEYRLKSFAAGLRENMVPGSANAKVILPNDKAALEMEKAFYDFVEKNPVTGTITVEGVEASLELVGKSAHGASPQSGINAGTFLALFLDQFKFGGGAKQFLHVAGTIIHEDFYGEKLGVAYEDEKMGKLTMNAGLFAFKESTDGFQADNFIAMNFRYPKGITAEGLEISIDGNLGMQGASITHNERNMLPHYVPEDDPLVATLLSVYEDHTGEKGHEKIIGGGTYGRLLERGVAYGAMFPGYVDTMHQANEFMTLDDLLRATAIYADAIYRLAK; encoded by the coding sequence ATGGAAATCAATTGGCAAAAAGAAGTCGAAGCTAGAAAAGACGACTTGTTAAAAGACTTATTCGACTTACTTCGCATTAACAGTGAAAGAGATGACAACAAAAAAACAGCGGATGCACCCTTTGGCCCCGGACCACGAGATGCTTTAAAACATATGCTGGCTTATGGTGAACGAGACGGATTTACAGTTAAAAATGTTGATAACTATGCTGGTCATATTGAATTTGGTGAAGGGGACGAAACCCTTGGTATCTTTGGCCATATGGACGTGGTACCAGCTGGTGATGGTTGGCAAACAGATCCTTATGAACCAGAATTAAAAGACGGGAAAATTTTTGCCCGCGGTTCTTCTGATGATAAAGGACCAAGCATGGCAGCTTATTATGGTATGAAAATTGTTCGTGACTTAGGATTGCCATTGAGCAAAAAAATTCGTTTTGTTGTTGGTTCTGATGAAGAATCAGGCTGGGGCGATATGAATTACTATTTTGAACACGAAGAAAAACCAGATTTTGGCTTTTCACCAGATGCTGAATTTCCAATTATTAATGGTGAAAAGGGAAATATTACCTTAGGGGCACATTTCCATGGCAATAATGAAGGGGAATATCGCTTGAAGAGTTTTGCTGCCGGGCTAAGAGAAAACATGGTTCCTGGTTCAGCAAATGCCAAAGTTATTCTGCCAAATGACAAAGCAGCCCTAGAAATGGAAAAAGCGTTCTATGACTTTGTAGAAAAAAATCCTGTTACAGGAACAATTACAGTTGAAGGCGTGGAAGCTTCATTGGAATTAGTGGGTAAAAGTGCCCATGGTGCTAGCCCACAATCTGGGATAAATGCGGGAACTTTCTTGGCATTATTCTTAGACCAATTCAAATTTGGTGGCGGAGCAAAACAATTCTTACACGTAGCAGGCACGATTATTCATGAAGATTTCTACGGTGAAAAATTAGGCGTAGCTTATGAAGATGAAAAAATGGGCAAACTTACGATGAATGCTGGTTTGTTTGCTTTTAAAGAAAGCACTGACGGTTTCCAGGCTGATAATTTTATCGCCATGAACTTCCGGTATCCCAAAGGTATCACAGCAGAAGGTTTGGAAATTTCAATTGATGGTAATTTAGGTATGCAAGGTGCTTCTATTACCCATAACGAACGCAATATGTTACCACATTACGTACCAGAAGATGATCCATTGGTAGCGACATTATTGTCAGTCTACGAAGATCACACTGGTGAAAAAGGTCATGAAAAAATCATTGGTGGTGGCACCTATGGCCGCTTGTTAGAACGTGGCGTAGCTTATGGGGCAATGTTCCCAGGGTATGTGGATACCATGCATCAAGCAAATGAATTTATGACATTAGACGATTTATTACGAGCAACAGCCATATACGCCGATGCGATTTATCGCCTAGCAAAATAA
- a CDS encoding PepSY domain-containing protein: MNNENEFSYFKGGLALGMGVGLVGGMASAFWLQKKRTLRADDVLQIVKEEFLKEGPIEGSWINFEKQPLRKFAIHSEGYEGGITRLEDEQLVTYEFLADAKTGTVLDVQRVKISD; the protein is encoded by the coding sequence ATGAACAACGAAAATGAATTTTCATATTTTAAAGGCGGACTGGCGCTGGGAATGGGTGTTGGTCTAGTTGGCGGGATGGCTTCTGCCTTTTGGCTGCAAAAAAAAAGAACATTGCGCGCAGATGATGTGTTGCAAATCGTAAAAGAAGAGTTTTTAAAAGAAGGTCCAATCGAAGGTTCTTGGATTAACTTCGAGAAACAACCTTTACGAAAGTTCGCCATTCATTCAGAAGGCTACGAAGGTGGCATTACACGTTTAGAAGACGAGCAGTTAGTGACCTATGAATTTTTGGCCGATGCAAAAACCGGAACGGTCTTAGATGTTCAACGCGTGAAAATTAGCGACTAA
- the pepA gene encoding glutamyl aminopeptidase encodes MEEKTFARIKELTELQGTSGFEHEVRAYMKEKMTPLVDEVQQDGLGGLFGIRHNEDEDAPRVMVAAHMDEVGFMLTEITATGLFKVVPLGGWNPYVVSAQRFTLKTATGHNYPCISSSVPPHLLRGTSGQQNVSVDSILFDAGFASKEEALEYGVLPGDTIVPQVETIKTANGKNIISKAWDNRYGCTLVLEALEALQNEKLGHTLIAGANVQEEVGLRGSKPSVSKFKPDLFFAVDCSAADDTVTKNGTFGHLGEGTLMRIYDPGLIMLPRLKEYLLDTATTHNIPYQYFVSKGGTDAGAAHTTNEGVPSTVIGVCGRYIHTHQTMFSIADFEAAREMLIQTLKGLDKSTVATIVDGK; translated from the coding sequence ATGGAAGAAAAAACATTTGCACGCATTAAAGAACTAACAGAACTACAAGGAACAAGTGGCTTTGAACATGAAGTCAGAGCCTACATGAAAGAAAAAATGACACCTCTTGTGGATGAAGTGCAACAAGATGGTTTAGGCGGACTTTTTGGTATCCGCCACAACGAAGATGAAGATGCACCACGGGTAATGGTGGCAGCCCATATGGATGAAGTCGGGTTCATGTTGACAGAAATTACGGCAACTGGCTTATTTAAAGTTGTTCCATTAGGTGGTTGGAATCCTTACGTTGTTTCAGCACAACGTTTTACTTTAAAGACGGCAACAGGCCACAACTATCCATGTATCTCTAGCTCTGTTCCGCCACATTTATTAAGAGGAACGAGCGGACAACAAAATGTTTCAGTCGACAGTATTTTATTTGATGCTGGTTTTGCTTCAAAAGAAGAAGCTTTAGAATATGGCGTTTTACCAGGGGACACAATTGTACCGCAAGTTGAAACGATTAAAACTGCCAACGGTAAAAATATTATTAGTAAAGCATGGGACAACCGCTACGGCTGTACACTTGTTTTAGAAGCATTGGAAGCTTTGCAAAATGAAAAACTAGGTCATACTTTAATTGCTGGTGCCAATGTGCAAGAAGAAGTCGGTTTAAGAGGTTCAAAACCTTCTGTTTCTAAATTTAAACCAGATTTGTTCTTTGCGGTAGACTGTTCTGCGGCAGATGACACCGTTACAAAAAATGGAACATTCGGTCACTTGGGTGAAGGGACGTTAATGCGTATTTATGATCCAGGTTTAATTATGTTACCTCGCTTGAAAGAATATTTATTAGATACCGCTACGACCCACAATATTCCTTATCAATACTTTGTTTCAAAAGGTGGAACAGACGCTGGGGCAGCCCATACAACAAATGAAGGTGTTCCTAGTACAGTTATCGGCGTTTGCGGTCGTTACATTCATACGCACCAAACAATGTTTAGTATTGCCGATTTTGAAGCGGCCCGTGAAATGTTAATTCAAACATTAAAAGGACTAGATAAAAGTACAGTAGCTACAATTGTTGACGGCAAATAA
- a CDS encoding thioredoxin family protein: protein MIIPKNLEELATYVDKGQNVFFFTADWCGDCRFIKPALPEIEADFPQFKFIEVDRDEYIDVAAKWNIFGIPSLVAVKDGKELGRLVNKDRKTKGEIEEFLNSLPQA, encoded by the coding sequence ATGATTATTCCAAAGAATTTAGAAGAATTAGCAACCTATGTAGATAAGGGACAAAACGTCTTTTTCTTCACTGCTGATTGGTGCGGTGATTGCCGTTTTATTAAGCCAGCGTTACCAGAAATTGAGGCGGATTTTCCCCAATTTAAATTTATTGAAGTCGATCGTGATGAATACATTGATGTTGCTGCAAAATGGAATATCTTTGGCATTCCCAGTTTAGTAGCCGTTAAAGACGGTAAAGAATTGGGGCGCCTAGTAAATAAAGATCGTAAAACCAAAGGAGAAATTGAAGAATTTCTAAACAGCTTACCACAAGCATAA
- a CDS encoding universal stress protein, with amino-acid sequence MSGQAYQNILVGIDGSEQATQAFQKAVEVARRNNGKVYVANVIQQNVPVLMGYSSLNQNIVDQETNTAKLLIEECKEYGKSVDFTNIEGIIAYGSAKSAMAQQLPEKYAIDLVMVGQSGLNAVERFMTGSVASFVIREAPCDVLVVTYEEKNEKA; translated from the coding sequence ATGAGTGGACAGGCGTATCAAAATATTTTAGTCGGTATTGACGGTTCAGAACAAGCAACCCAAGCTTTTCAAAAAGCAGTGGAAGTTGCGCGGCGTAATAACGGTAAAGTTTATGTTGCTAATGTCATTCAACAAAATGTACCAGTCTTAATGGGCTATAGTTCTTTAAATCAAAATATTGTTGATCAAGAAACCAATACCGCCAAGTTGTTGATCGAAGAATGTAAGGAATATGGGAAATCCGTTGACTTTACCAATATCGAAGGTATTATTGCTTATGGTTCAGCCAAAAGTGCAATGGCCCAACAATTACCAGAAAAATATGCGATTGATTTGGTGATGGTGGGACAATCAGGTTTGAATGCAGTGGAACGTTTTATGACTGGCAGTGTAGCAAGTTTTGTTATCCGAGAAGCTCCATGTGATGTTTTAGTCGTAACTTATGAAGAAAAAAACGAAAAAGCATGA
- the ytpR gene encoding YtpR family tRNA-binding protein, translating to MIFAYNKAHVGDTLLVMMADDKGLEQTVERKFNIAQIKNSAGTIVGWNFFHVSEFLALTGNGAISLTDDQIDLLNEKLAISGFSEKLPYDHKPHFVVGFVESCVPHPDSDHLSITETKVDDGEVLQIVCGAANIREGLKVVVAKPGTMMPDGMLIWPGVLRGVESYGMICSASELALPNAPQKKGILELGQDAVVGSEFKLA from the coding sequence GTGATTTTTGCATACAACAAAGCCCATGTTGGCGATACTTTATTAGTAATGATGGCTGACGACAAGGGATTAGAACAAACTGTTGAACGAAAATTCAATATTGCGCAAATTAAAAATAGCGCAGGTACAATTGTCGGTTGGAATTTTTTCCACGTTTCTGAATTTTTAGCTTTAACTGGCAATGGGGCCATTTCACTAACAGATGACCAAATTGATCTTCTAAATGAAAAATTAGCAATTTCTGGTTTTAGTGAAAAGCTACCTTATGATCACAAACCACATTTTGTTGTTGGTTTTGTCGAAAGTTGTGTACCACATCCAGATAGCGATCACCTATCGATTACAGAAACTAAGGTTGATGATGGGGAAGTCTTGCAAATTGTCTGCGGTGCAGCCAATATTCGCGAAGGGCTGAAAGTTGTAGTTGCTAAACCTGGTACCATGATGCCTGATGGAATGCTAATTTGGCCTGGTGTATTACGGGGGGTAGAAAGCTATGGCATGATCTGTTCTGCTAGCGAATTGGCATTACCCAATGCACCACAGAAAAAAGGTATCTTAGAATTAGGGCAAGATGCTGTTGTTGGCAGCGAATTTAAACTAGCTTAA
- a CDS encoding S1C family serine protease has protein sequence MQRKKSKGTLSRFLVGLLGGVLGAVLVGGGYLLATGADLQPNNTATEQTTTASGDTKVSNVKVNAETDITSAVNKVQDAVVSVINLQKQQASSDNPFGDLFGQGRSESESESDSESGGLQAVGEGSGVIYKKDGKTAYVVTNNHVVEGQDGLEVVLKNGEKIKAELVGTDSYTDLAVLKINSDKVDKTATFGDSSALKVGEPAIAIGSPLGSQYANSVTSGIISSLNRQVSDSQTGVNISAIQTDAAINPGNSGGPLVNIAGQVIGINSSKIASTNSSSSDISVEGMGFAIPSNDVVSIINQLEKNGKVIRPALGITMVDLSAVTSQQQEQILKVPNTVKNGVVITSVQNATPAEQAGLKQYDVITKIDGKEVDSSSDLQSALYKKKVGDSIEITYYRGSKEHTTKVSLTIDQSALKQNN, from the coding sequence ATGCAAAGAAAAAAATCAAAAGGCACACTTAGCCGCTTTTTAGTCGGACTATTGGGTGGTGTCTTAGGTGCTGTATTAGTAGGTGGTGGTTATCTACTGGCCACTGGCGCAGATTTACAACCGAATAATACTGCCACCGAACAAACGACTACTGCAAGTGGCGACACAAAAGTCTCGAACGTCAAGGTCAATGCCGAGACAGATATAACCTCAGCTGTTAATAAGGTTCAAGATGCGGTCGTCTCTGTCATTAACTTACAAAAGCAACAAGCCTCATCAGATAATCCTTTTGGTGATCTTTTTGGTCAAGGGCGCTCTGAGTCTGAATCAGAAAGTGATAGCGAATCTGGTGGTTTACAAGCTGTCGGCGAAGGTAGCGGCGTCATTTACAAAAAAGATGGCAAAACAGCTTATGTGGTTACCAACAATCACGTTGTTGAAGGACAAGATGGCTTGGAAGTTGTTTTAAAAAATGGTGAAAAAATCAAGGCTGAATTAGTTGGAACCGATAGTTATACTGACTTAGCTGTTTTAAAAATTAATAGTGATAAAGTTGACAAAACAGCTACTTTTGGTGATTCATCTGCGTTAAAAGTTGGCGAACCTGCAATCGCGATTGGTTCACCACTAGGTTCACAATATGCAAACTCCGTAACATCTGGGATTATTTCTTCATTGAATCGCCAAGTGTCAGATTCTCAAACAGGTGTCAATATTAGTGCGATTCAAACCGATGCGGCAATTAATCCAGGTAACTCAGGTGGTCCTTTAGTAAATATCGCCGGTCAAGTAATCGGGATTAACTCAAGTAAAATCGCTTCAACAAATTCTTCAAGCTCTGATATTAGTGTCGAAGGGATGGGCTTTGCCATTCCAAGTAACGATGTAGTCTCCATTATCAATCAACTTGAGAAAAATGGTAAAGTTATTCGTCCAGCACTTGGTATTACGATGGTTGACTTATCTGCTGTAACGTCACAACAACAAGAACAAATCTTGAAAGTACCAAATACTGTTAAAAATGGTGTCGTTATCACTTCTGTTCAAAATGCTACTCCTGCAGAACAAGCTGGCTTAAAACAATACGATGTCATCACAAAAATCGATGGCAAAGAGGTTGACTCAAGTTCTGATTTACAATCAGCGTTGTATAAGAAAAAAGTTGGCGACTCCATTGAAATTACTTACTATCGTGGTAGTAAAGAACACACAACAAAAGTTTCGCTAACCATCGATCAATCTGCTTTAAAGCAAAATAACTAA
- the rlmH gene encoding 23S rRNA (pseudouridine(1915)-N(3))-methyltransferase RlmH: MQIRIIAVGKLKEKYLVQGIQEYMKRLGGYTKIELIEVPDEKAPENLSDAQMMQVKEKEGERILAKIREQDYVFALAIEGVNPTSEAFAKQISQLMVQGKSSFVFVIGGSLGLSPAVIKRSDTQISFGKMTYPHQLMRLILVEQIYRAFRINNGEPYHK, encoded by the coding sequence ATGCAAATCAGAATTATTGCAGTCGGTAAATTAAAAGAAAAATATTTGGTCCAGGGCATTCAGGAATACATGAAACGTCTAGGAGGCTATACAAAAATTGAATTAATTGAAGTGCCCGATGAAAAAGCACCCGAAAACTTAAGTGATGCGCAAATGATGCAAGTCAAAGAAAAAGAAGGCGAACGGATCTTAGCTAAAATTAGAGAACAAGACTATGTTTTTGCACTAGCAATTGAAGGTGTAAATCCAACTAGCGAAGCATTTGCCAAACAAATTTCACAATTGATGGTCCAAGGGAAAAGCAGTTTTGTTTTTGTAATTGGTGGCTCTTTGGGCCTAAGCCCAGCGGTTATAAAGCGAAGTGACACGCAAATTTCCTTTGGCAAAATGACCTATCCTCATCAGTTGATGCGTTTAATTTTAGTGGAGCAAATATATCGTGCTTTTCGGATTAATAATGGGGAGCCGTATCATAAATGA
- a CDS encoding zinc ribbon domain-containing protein, whose protein sequence is MKYCPECGSKVIAGAKFCPECGYKILTQNEKATFPGVAVTKVSSDVYIKRTLAKSGIEETSIIPNIAEKTLLTASKTIARDTNPALILGIMNTALFKKGKTGAVFTGTEVFVRGMLENSVKIPYEGIVDVAYSVERKGNSKRKITEVAILTVDYQDGNSIRVDSEQLDSDFPLEFLAQLLQNFNLNVDKIETNIEII, encoded by the coding sequence ATGAAATATTGTCCAGAATGTGGGAGTAAGGTGATAGCGGGGGCAAAATTTTGTCCAGAGTGTGGTTACAAAATTCTGACTCAAAATGAAAAAGCAACATTTCCTGGGGTAGCAGTAACCAAAGTTTCTTCTGATGTCTACATTAAAAGAACTTTAGCCAAATCGGGGATTGAAGAGACTAGTATCATACCGAATATTGCTGAAAAAACATTACTTACAGCATCAAAAACAATAGCTAGAGATACTAATCCCGCATTAATTCTTGGGATCATGAATACGGCCCTTTTTAAAAAAGGAAAAACGGGAGCGGTATTCACAGGTACCGAAGTCTTTGTGCGGGGAATGCTTGAGAATTCTGTAAAAATACCATACGAAGGAATAGTGGATGTAGCATATAGCGTTGAAAGAAAGGGAAATAGTAAGAGGAAGATAACAGAAGTTGCCATTCTCACAGTAGATTATCAAGATGGTAACTCTATTCGTGTCGACTCAGAACAGCTAGATTCTGATTTTCCACTTGAGTTTTTAGCCCAACTGCTGCAAAACTTTAATTTGAATGTAGACAAAATAGAGACTAATATTGAAATTATTTAG